A region of Tolypothrix sp. NIES-4075 DNA encodes the following proteins:
- the rpsL gene encoding 30S ribosomal protein S12: MPTIQQLIRTEREKARQKTKSPALKQCPQRRGVCTRVYTTTPKKPNSALRKVARVRLTSGFEVTAYIPGIGHNLQEHSVVMIRGGRVKDLPGVRYHIIRGTLDTAGVKDRKQGRSKYGTKRPKEAKK; this comes from the coding sequence ATGCCAACCATACAGCAGCTCATCCGAACTGAACGCGAAAAAGCGCGTCAGAAAACCAAGTCCCCAGCTCTGAAGCAATGCCCTCAACGTCGAGGCGTTTGTACCAGAGTATACACAACTACACCGAAAAAACCGAACTCAGCTCTACGTAAAGTAGCACGGGTACGACTGACTTCGGGATTTGAAGTCACAGCTTACATTCCCGGAATTGGTCACAACCTGCAAGAGCATTCCGTTGTGATGATTCGTGGCGGTCGGGTCAAGGACTTACCAGGCGTGAGATACCACATTATTCGTGGCACCTTAGATACAGCCGGAGTCAAAGACCGCAAGCAAGGTCGTTCCAAATACGGAACCAAGCGTCCGAAAGAAGCGAAAAAATAG
- a CDS encoding polysaccharide deacetylase family protein — MENNKSFFWSQGIIIALLALGSSLSLGLMMPINPKASEAKSEISINFDKELSRIETTQRIEQLKSAMLRTWQQEAKAKGLAYSVPQRFQGATIAEAKLSQGQKVIALTFDDGPWPESTAKVLDILKKNNIKGTFFLIGRNLKNFPELAKRIVAEGHVIGNHTWTHSYHFMNPQVAAYELDSTSDLIYQTTGVKTTLFRPPGGIMNNGVAAYARNEKYTIVMWSADSVDYSRPSVPRLIHNVTKEAKPGGIVLMHDGGGNRSHTVQSLPQIIDYFKKQGYSFVTIPELLEMQNKDQKLMTAKK; from the coding sequence GTGGAAAACAATAAGTCGTTTTTTTGGTCGCAAGGAATCATAATTGCTCTGCTTGCCTTAGGTAGCAGTTTAAGCCTTGGTTTAATGATGCCTATTAACCCAAAAGCTTCCGAAGCAAAAAGTGAAATAAGTATCAATTTTGACAAAGAACTTAGTCGTATAGAAACAACTCAGCGCATTGAGCAATTAAAATCGGCGATGCTAAGAACTTGGCAGCAAGAAGCCAAAGCAAAGGGTCTTGCTTACAGTGTGCCACAACGTTTTCAAGGGGCAACGATCGCAGAAGCAAAACTCAGTCAAGGTCAGAAAGTAATTGCTCTCACCTTTGATGATGGTCCTTGGCCCGAGAGTACAGCTAAAGTACTGGATATCCTCAAAAAAAATAATATCAAGGGGACATTTTTCCTAATAGGACGGAACCTGAAAAATTTTCCAGAATTAGCGAAGCGGATCGTGGCTGAAGGTCATGTTATTGGCAACCATACTTGGACTCACTCGTATCATTTCATGAATCCACAAGTAGCGGCTTATGAACTTGACAGTACATCTGACCTGATTTATCAAACTACTGGTGTGAAAACAACTTTATTTCGACCACCTGGGGGAATTATGAACAATGGGGTGGCTGCTTACGCTAGAAACGAAAAATATACAATAGTAATGTGGTCTGCTGACTCTGTAGATTACAGCCGTCCTAGCGTGCCTAGATTGATCCATAACGTGACCAAGGAAGCAAAACCAGGTGGTATTGTGCTGATGCATGATGGTGGTGGTAATCGTTCTCACACTGTGCAATCTCTACCACAAATTATTGACTACTTTAAAAAGCAGGGCTATAGCTTTGTAACTATACCAGAACTCTTAGAAATGCAAAATAAAGACCAAAAGTTAATGACAGCTAAAAAGTAA
- the rpsG gene encoding 30S ribosomal protein S7 has translation MSRRGVIKKRPVPSDSVYNSRLVSMIIRRIMRHGKKSLAARIVYDALKTIEERTGANALETFERAVRNATPLVEVKARRVGGATYQVPMEVRNDRGTTLALRWLVQFSRARPGRTMASRLANELMDAANETGNAIRKREETHRMAEANKAFAHYRY, from the coding sequence ATGTCTCGTCGTGGTGTTATTAAAAAGCGCCCAGTTCCGTCTGACTCAGTGTATAACAGTCGTCTTGTTAGCATGATAATTAGGCGGATAATGCGTCATGGCAAGAAATCACTTGCCGCCCGGATTGTTTATGATGCTTTAAAAACAATTGAGGAACGCACTGGAGCGAATGCCTTAGAAACCTTTGAAAGAGCAGTGCGAAATGCAACGCCTTTAGTAGAAGTAAAAGCTCGTCGGGTTGGTGGAGCAACCTACCAAGTACCGATGGAAGTACGTAACGATCGCGGTACCACCCTAGCATTGCGTTGGCTGGTACAGTTTTCAAGGGCTAGACCGGGACGCACAATGGCAAGCAGACTGGCAAATGAATTAATGGATGCTGCCAACGAAACCGGAAACGCTATTCGCAAGCGCGAAGAAACGCACCGGATGGCTGAAGCTAACAAAGCTTTTGCTCACTATCGTTACTAA
- a CDS encoding phosphomannose isomerase type II C-terminal cupin domain, which translates to MAQFSETTQINTLPIPCAGTPRGVAATELRPWGSFTVLEEGRGYKIKRIEVKPGHRLSLQLHHHRSEHWIVVSGTAKVVCGNLEVVLSNNQSTYVPQCTTHRLENPGVIPLVLIEVQNGEYLGEDDIVRYQDDYARTSDENSKTAIKSR; encoded by the coding sequence ATGGCTCAATTTTCTGAAACAACACAAATCAACACACTGCCCATACCCTGCGCTGGCACTCCTAGAGGCGTTGCTGCAACCGAGTTGCGTCCTTGGGGTTCTTTCACGGTTTTGGAAGAAGGGCGCGGATATAAAATCAAGCGCATCGAAGTTAAGCCCGGACACCGACTTAGCTTGCAATTGCACCATCACCGCAGCGAACACTGGATTGTCGTTTCTGGTACAGCTAAGGTAGTTTGTGGCAATCTAGAAGTGGTACTAAGCAATAATCAGTCAACCTACGTACCTCAATGTACAACTCATCGTCTAGAAAATCCTGGCGTCATTCCTTTGGTGTTGATTGAAGTCCAAAATGGCGAATACTTAGGCGAAGATGATATTGTGCGCTACCAAGATGACTACGCCCGTACTAGTGATGAAAACTCAAAGACCGCTATCAAAAGTAGATAA
- a CDS encoding HesB/IscA family protein translates to MIELSQAAVSEIGRLKSKQLPSNIFVRLAVKPGGCSGWFYDMSFDEAVKHGDRLIDCHGIQILIDAASLDYINDLILDYSEDLMGGGFRFHNQRAIATCGCGNSFSISQ, encoded by the coding sequence ATGATTGAACTGAGTCAAGCAGCCGTCAGCGAAATTGGGCGATTAAAATCAAAGCAGCTGCCGTCAAATATTTTCGTTCGCTTGGCAGTCAAACCCGGTGGTTGTTCGGGGTGGTTTTATGATATGTCTTTTGATGAAGCGGTAAAACATGGCGATCGCTTAATTGATTGTCACGGCATCCAAATACTGATAGACGCTGCCAGCTTAGATTATATCAACGATTTAATACTCGATTATTCAGAGGATCTCATGGGCGGTGGTTTTCGCTTTCATAATCAAAGAGCGATCGCTACCTGTGGCTGTGGCAATTCTTTCTCTATCAGTCAGTAG
- the gltB gene encoding glutamate synthase large subunit — MNNQPMNQDQQMTFSDTSSRCNYQGPRWLVEERDACGVGFIAHRLNQGSHELVTKALAALTCLEHRGGCSADQDSGDGAGILTAIPWELFQAEFATKGVELTSTKNIAVGMIFLPQDIETALSCKAIIKEVAESERLTVLGWRVVPVQSNLLGIQARENQPQIEQVLLASDKSGDELERQLYIARRRIFKAVKHIWEDLYICSLSSRTIVYKGMVRSAVLGDFYLDLKNPAYKSAWAVYHRRFSTNTMPKWPLAQPMRLLGHNGEINTLLGNINWMMAREASLNHPVWENRLEELKPFVHIDNSDSATLDNVVELLVQSGRSPLEALMIMVPEAYRNQPDLSNFPEIIDFYEYYSGLQEAWDGPALLVFGDGRKVGATLDRNGLRPARYCITKDDYIVVASEAGVVDLPEADIVEKGRLGPGQMIAVDLESHEVLKNWEIKQRIAKQQPYGEWLQKYRQDMKSLVSESSVNGNGNGHHAVNGNGHSTTNDIESLSGVSPSRLQHQIAFGYTTEDVEMVIQPMAMDGKEATFCMGDDIPLAVLSEKPHLLYDYFKQRFAQVTNPAIDPLRESLVMSLKVELGERGNLLDPKPEYAKRLKLESPVLNTAELEAIKLSGFATAELSTLFEIAAGPDGLKEAVKALQAQAVESVRAGAKILILSDKVSNGIGTEYTYIPPLLAVGAVHHHLIREGLRMKASLVVNTAQCWSTHHFACLIGYGAAAVCPYLALETVRDWWLEPKTQKAMERGTIASLTLEQAFGNYRKAVEAGLLKILSKMGISLLASYQAAQIFEAIGIGQDLLELGFYGTTSRVGGLSISELATEVLSFHCKAFPELTTKKLENLGFVQYRPGGEYHMNSPELAKALHNAVGAAKVKENGASGKTAYDHYEVYKKYLQERPITALRDLLDLQSDRQPIPLEEVESVTEIVKRFCTGGMSLGALSREAHETLAIAMNRIGGKSNSGEGGEDPVRFKVLDDVEDGYSPTLPHLKGLQNGDTASSSIKQVASGRFGVTPGYLMSAKQIEIKIAQGAKPGEGGQLPGTKVSPYIAMLRRSKPGVTLISPPPHHDIYSIEDLAQLIFDLHQINPKAQVSVKLVAEIGIGTIAAGVAKANADIIQISGHDGGTGASPLSSIKHAGSPWELGLSEVHRVLMENSLRDRVILRVDGGFKTGWDVVIGALMGGEEFGFGSIAMIAEGCIMARICHTNKCPVGVASQKEELRQRFTGMPEHVVNFFYFVAEEVRSLLARLGYRTLSEIVGRADLLKQREEVKLTKTRSLNLDCLLKLPDTKVNRSWLQHEEVHSNGVVLDDELLADADIQAAIDKQSTVTKTWKIVNTDRTVGTRLAGAIASQYGDNNFAGQINLIFKGSVGQSFGAFNLPGMNLTLEGEANDYVGKGMHGGEIIIKPPATANYDPAQNVIIGNTCLYGATGGVLFANGLAGERFAVRNSKGTAVIEGAGDHCCEYMTGGVIVVLGKVGRNVAAGMTGGLAYFLDEEGRFPELVNREIVKLQRVITEAGEKQLQELIKAHGDRTNSPKAKMILQNWQEFLPKFWQLVPPSEADSPEANPQFVAEKQLSSV; from the coding sequence ATGAATAATCAACCCATGAATCAAGACCAACAAATGACATTTTCGGATACGTCTTCAAGGTGTAACTACCAGGGTCCTCGATGGTTAGTAGAAGAACGAGATGCTTGTGGTGTGGGCTTTATTGCCCATCGCCTAAACCAAGGTAGCCATGAACTTGTTACCAAAGCTTTAGCTGCTTTGACTTGCTTAGAACACCGGGGTGGTTGTAGTGCAGACCAAGATTCCGGTGATGGTGCGGGAATATTGACAGCGATTCCTTGGGAGTTGTTCCAAGCTGAGTTTGCCACAAAAGGTGTGGAACTAACTTCTACCAAAAATATTGCTGTAGGAATGATATTTCTACCACAAGACATAGAAACAGCGCTTTCATGTAAGGCAATAATTAAGGAAGTAGCTGAGTCAGAAAGATTGACTGTACTGGGCTGGCGAGTAGTGCCGGTGCAGTCTAATTTATTGGGGATACAAGCAAGAGAAAATCAACCGCAAATTGAACAAGTTTTGCTAGCTTCCGATAAAAGTGGCGATGAATTAGAACGGCAATTATATATTGCCCGCCGTCGGATTTTCAAAGCTGTAAAACACATTTGGGAAGATTTATACATCTGCTCGTTGTCTAGTAGGACAATTGTCTACAAAGGCATGGTGCGTTCTGCTGTATTGGGAGACTTTTATCTGGATTTAAAAAATCCGGCTTATAAGAGTGCATGGGCAGTATATCACCGCCGCTTTAGTACCAACACTATGCCCAAATGGCCCCTAGCGCAACCGATGCGGCTTTTGGGTCACAACGGTGAAATTAACACGCTATTGGGTAACATCAATTGGATGATGGCACGAGAAGCAAGCCTGAATCATCCAGTATGGGAGAATCGCCTAGAAGAACTCAAGCCTTTTGTTCACATCGATAACAGTGACTCAGCTACTTTAGATAACGTAGTTGAGTTATTGGTGCAGTCTGGACGCAGCCCACTGGAAGCATTGATGATTATGGTTCCAGAGGCTTACCGCAACCAACCTGATTTAAGTAATTTCCCGGAAATTATTGATTTTTACGAATACTACAGCGGTCTGCAAGAAGCTTGGGATGGTCCAGCACTTTTGGTATTTGGCGATGGTCGGAAAGTAGGGGCAACACTTGACCGCAATGGCTTAAGACCAGCTCGTTACTGCATCACCAAAGATGATTATATTGTTGTCGCTTCTGAAGCTGGGGTAGTGGACTTACCAGAAGCCGATATTGTCGAGAAAGGCAGACTCGGACCTGGGCAAATGATTGCCGTGGATTTAGAAAGCCATGAGGTGCTGAAAAATTGGGAAATTAAACAGCGCATCGCCAAACAGCAGCCATATGGAGAATGGTTGCAAAAATACCGTCAAGATATGAAGTCGTTGGTCAGTGAATCATCTGTTAATGGCAATGGCAACGGACATCATGCAGTCAACGGTAACGGACATTCTACAACCAATGATATAGAGAGTTTGAGCGGGGTTTCGCCATCCCGATTGCAACATCAAATTGCTTTTGGCTACACCACAGAAGATGTGGAAATGGTAATTCAGCCAATGGCGATGGATGGAAAAGAAGCGACTTTCTGTATGGGGGATGATATACCTCTAGCGGTACTGTCTGAAAAACCCCATTTGCTGTATGACTATTTCAAACAGCGCTTTGCTCAAGTGACAAATCCGGCAATTGACCCTTTGCGGGAAAGCTTGGTGATGTCGTTAAAAGTAGAATTGGGTGAAAGGGGTAATTTATTAGATCCGAAGCCGGAATATGCTAAAAGGCTGAAGCTAGAATCGCCCGTGTTGAATACAGCAGAGTTGGAAGCTATCAAGCTGTCGGGATTTGCTACGGCTGAGTTGTCAACCCTGTTTGAAATTGCCGCAGGTCCAGATGGGCTGAAAGAAGCGGTTAAGGCTTTACAAGCACAAGCTGTGGAATCGGTGCGAGCTGGTGCGAAGATTCTAATTTTGAGCGACAAGGTAAGTAACGGCATCGGTACAGAATACACCTATATTCCCCCTCTGTTGGCGGTGGGTGCGGTACACCATCACTTAATTCGTGAAGGATTGCGAATGAAAGCATCCTTGGTTGTGAATACGGCTCAGTGTTGGAGTACACATCACTTTGCGTGTCTGATTGGCTACGGTGCTGCTGCGGTTTGTCCTTACCTGGCTTTGGAAACTGTACGCGATTGGTGGTTAGAGCCGAAAACGCAAAAGGCTATGGAGCGTGGTACAATTGCCAGTCTCACTTTAGAGCAAGCTTTTGGTAACTATCGCAAAGCGGTGGAAGCAGGTTTGTTGAAAATTCTCTCGAAGATGGGAATTTCTCTGCTAGCGAGTTATCAAGCAGCGCAAATCTTTGAGGCGATCGGCATCGGTCAAGATTTGTTAGAGTTGGGATTTTATGGTACGACTTCCCGCGTGGGTGGTTTGAGTATCAGCGAACTCGCTACTGAAGTGCTTTCGTTCCACTGTAAGGCTTTCCCGGAACTGACAACCAAGAAGCTAGAAAATTTAGGTTTTGTGCAGTACCGTCCTGGTGGCGAGTATCACATGAACAGTCCGGAATTGGCAAAAGCGCTGCATAATGCTGTAGGCGCGGCTAAAGTGAAAGAAAACGGCGCATCGGGCAAAACTGCTTATGACCATTACGAGGTATATAAGAAGTATTTGCAAGAAAGACCGATTACGGCTTTGCGTGACTTGCTAGACTTGCAAAGCGATCGCCAACCCATCCCCCTAGAAGAAGTAGAATCTGTAACTGAGATTGTCAAGCGCTTCTGCACCGGCGGTATGTCTTTAGGTGCTTTATCGCGAGAAGCTCATGAAACTTTAGCGATCGCCATGAACCGAATTGGCGGAAAATCTAATTCTGGCGAAGGTGGCGAAGATCCGGTACGCTTTAAAGTTCTCGATGATGTAGAAGATGGTTACTCGCCAACACTACCGCACCTGAAAGGTTTGCAAAATGGCGATACTGCCTCAAGTTCGATTAAGCAAGTCGCATCCGGACGCTTTGGGGTAACACCTGGGTATTTGATGAGCGCTAAACAAATTGAAATCAAAATCGCTCAAGGTGCAAAACCGGGTGAAGGGGGACAACTTCCAGGAACAAAGGTTAGTCCTTACATCGCGATGTTACGCCGTTCTAAGCCTGGAGTAACGCTGATTTCACCACCACCGCATCACGATATCTATTCGATTGAGGATTTGGCGCAGTTGATTTTTGATTTGCACCAAATAAACCCGAAAGCACAGGTATCAGTGAAGCTGGTTGCAGAAATTGGTATCGGTACAATTGCGGCTGGTGTGGCAAAGGCAAATGCCGATATCATTCAGATTTCCGGTCACGATGGCGGCACGGGCGCATCCCCCTTAAGTTCGATTAAACACGCTGGTTCACCGTGGGAACTCGGATTAAGTGAAGTGCATCGCGTGTTGATGGAAAATAGTTTGCGCGATCGCGTAATTCTGCGCGTAGATGGTGGCTTTAAGACTGGTTGGGATGTGGTAATCGGTGCGTTGATGGGTGGTGAAGAATTCGGTTTCGGCTCGATCGCCATGATTGCCGAAGGCTGTATTATGGCGCGAATTTGTCATACCAACAAATGTCCTGTGGGTGTCGCTTCGCAAAAAGAAGAACTGCGTCAGCGGTTTACTGGTATGCCAGAACACGTAGTAAACTTCTTCTACTTTGTTGCGGAAGAAGTGCGAAGTCTGTTGGCACGACTTGGTTATCGAACGCTTTCGGAAATCGTTGGACGTGCCGATTTGTTGAAACAGAGGGAAGAGGTTAAGCTGACGAAAACGCGATCGCTCAACTTAGACTGCTTACTGAAGTTGCCCGACACTAAAGTAAACCGTAGCTGGTTGCAGCATGAAGAAGTTCACAGCAACGGTGTGGTTTTGGATGACGAATTGTTAGCCGATGCAGATATTCAAGCTGCGATTGACAAGCAATCTACTGTGACGAAAACTTGGAAAATAGTCAATACAGATAGAACAGTCGGCACAAGATTAGCGGGAGCGATCGCATCTCAATACGGTGACAATAACTTTGCAGGGCAAATTAACCTCATCTTCAAAGGTAGTGTCGGACAAAGTTTTGGTGCATTCAATCTTCCAGGCATGAATTTAACCTTAGAAGGAGAGGCAAACGATTACGTAGGTAAGGGAATGCACGGTGGTGAAATCATTATTAAACCCCCGGCTACTGCTAACTATGACCCAGCACAAAATGTGATAATTGGCAATACCTGCCTTTATGGTGCTACTGGTGGAGTGTTGTTTGCTAACGGTTTAGCTGGAGAACGCTTTGCGGTGCGTAATTCTAAAGGTACAGCAGTAATTGAAGGTGCAGGCGATCACTGCTGTGAATACATGACTGGTGGTGTAATTGTCGTCTTGGGTAAAGTTGGACGCAACGTCGCTGCTGGGATGACTGGTGGACTTGCGTATTTCTTAGATGAAGAGGGTAGATTTCCTGAGTTAGTTAATCGGGAAATCGTCAAACTTCAGCGAGTTATTACCGAAGCCGGCGAAAAGCAACTGCAAGAATTAATCAAAGCACATGGCGATCGCACTAATTCACCAAAAGCGAAGATGATTTTGCAAAACTGGCAAGAATTCTTACCCAAGTTTTGGCAGTTGGTTCCCCCTTCTGAAGCTGATAGTCCAGAGGCAAATCCTCAGTTTGTTGCCGAAAAACAACTCAGTTCTGTTTAG
- a CDS encoding phosphodiester glycosidase family protein — translation MVKMLNFCREEDRKAIANKGNRKIFSTFVSPIISTVLCLSATFSALAQQSPVETKLAPILTQQLPRPPLTGVISYGNQIFLNGRTLPGIWLQKRSKSGSFSTYLSDGALRQLVGVDLLNSSNPSKQPVQWFSLQTKPVVLSSVLAGGYRYLDVTNFAKTSRWQMQVNGNTLVISTPAAKVTDISQSPQSSTVGVAPLQQARIVVNLDRPTAWQIRQELPIKKALPPDPDTVTPKTSAPPNREWIITLDGIADPILLQRYTPPAPAPAQIQLPNFLKQLPPIIIPAPTPETTPEAPPEPLIQQVEVVNNQTIIHLSVPFGLAPRISTIPNPDRLVVDIRPDALVDKDITWAQGLRWRQQIVNLGTERFPVVWLEVNPRTVGLKLKPMVTNLNTLTGTAPLIQTAQQYLAVAGINGGYFNRNNRLPLGAIRRDNQWLSSPILNRGAIAWNDSGQFYFGRLTLAETLTTSNNQQLPISFVNSGYVQSGIARYTPAWGTYTFLTDNEIILVVQNNQVTNQFLGGKAGDTSISVNIPQNGYLLVLRGNAVNNANLLPIGTSLRISSATTPVDFSRYPNIVGAGPLLVQNNQIVLDAKAEKFSDAFIAEKAIRSAICTTATGTVMIAAVHNRAGGAGPTLTEHAQLMQRMGCVNALNLDGGSSTSLYLGGQLLDRSPNTAARVHNGIGIFLQPR, via the coding sequence ATGGTGAAAATGCTCAATTTTTGCCGAGAAGAAGACCGTAAAGCTATTGCTAATAAGGGCAATAGAAAAATTTTTTCTACTTTCGTCTCGCCAATCATTTCAACAGTACTGTGCTTATCTGCTACCTTTTCCGCTCTTGCCCAGCAGTCTCCGGTAGAAACTAAATTAGCACCGATTTTGACTCAACAGTTACCTCGACCTCCTTTGACAGGGGTGATCTCTTATGGTAATCAAATTTTCCTCAATGGTCGTACCTTACCAGGTATTTGGTTGCAAAAACGTTCTAAATCAGGCTCATTTAGCACTTATTTAAGTGATGGGGCACTCAGGCAACTAGTTGGAGTAGATTTATTAAACAGCAGCAATCCCAGCAAACAGCCAGTACAGTGGTTTTCGCTTCAGACAAAGCCAGTGGTTTTAAGCAGCGTCTTGGCAGGAGGATATCGGTATTTAGATGTGACTAATTTTGCCAAAACATCTCGATGGCAGATGCAAGTTAATGGCAACACATTGGTGATTTCCACCCCAGCCGCGAAAGTAACAGATATTAGTCAAAGTCCGCAATCTTCAACTGTTGGCGTTGCCCCTCTTCAACAGGCTCGCATCGTTGTAAATTTAGATCGCCCTACTGCTTGGCAAATTAGACAAGAGTTACCAATTAAAAAAGCGCTGCCACCCGACCCGGATACAGTCACCCCCAAAACCTCTGCACCGCCAAATAGAGAGTGGATAATTACCTTAGATGGCATCGCCGATCCGATTTTGCTGCAACGCTATACTCCTCCTGCACCAGCACCAGCACAAATACAGCTGCCAAATTTTCTTAAACAATTACCACCAATCATAATACCAGCCCCTACTCCGGAAACAACCCCGGAAGCGCCCCCAGAACCACTTATTCAACAAGTGGAAGTGGTCAACAACCAAACGATAATTCATTTGAGCGTCCCCTTTGGTTTAGCACCCCGGATAAGTACTATACCAAACCCCGATCGCCTGGTCGTTGATATTCGCCCCGATGCATTAGTAGACAAAGATATTACCTGGGCACAGGGGTTGCGCTGGCGACAGCAGATTGTCAATTTAGGCACAGAACGATTTCCGGTTGTTTGGTTAGAAGTTAATCCCCGCACCGTGGGACTAAAGCTGAAACCAATGGTAACGAACCTCAATACTCTTACAGGGACTGCCCCTTTAATTCAAACAGCACAACAATACTTAGCCGTAGCCGGAATTAATGGTGGTTATTTTAACCGCAATAATCGCTTACCTTTAGGTGCGATTCGTCGGGATAATCAATGGTTATCTAGTCCAATTCTCAACCGAGGAGCGATCGCCTGGAATGACTCCGGACAATTTTACTTTGGTCGTCTCACCTTAGCAGAAACCTTAACCACCTCCAATAACCAGCAACTGCCAATTTCATTTGTCAACAGTGGCTACGTTCAAAGTGGTATCGCCCGTTACACCCCCGCTTGGGGAACCTACACCTTCCTTACCGACAACGAAATCATTCTCGTCGTCCAAAATAACCAAGTTACCAATCAATTCTTAGGCGGCAAAGCTGGTGACACTAGCATAAGCGTCAATATTCCCCAAAATGGCTACCTGCTAGTCTTACGCGGTAACGCCGTCAATAATGCGAATCTATTGCCCATTGGCACTAGCTTACGCATTTCCAGTGCCACCACTCCCGTTGACTTTAGCCGTTACCCCAACATTGTCGGCGCAGGACCGCTATTAGTACAAAATAATCAAATTGTCCTTGATGCCAAAGCCGAAAAATTCAGCGATGCCTTTATTGCCGAAAAAGCTATTCGCAGCGCCATCTGCACAACAGCAACAGGCACAGTAATGATTGCTGCCGTGCATAATCGCGCAGGTGGTGCCGGTCCCACCTTGACAGAACACGCCCAATTGATGCAGCGTATGGGGTGTGTGAACGCCCTCAATTTAGACGGCGGTAGTTCTACCAGCCTGTACTTAGGAGGACAACTACTCGACCGTTCCCCCAACACTGCCGCCCGCGTCCACAACGGAATCGGTATTTTCCTCCAACCCCGATGA